In Mangifera indica cultivar Alphonso chromosome 7, CATAS_Mindica_2.1, whole genome shotgun sequence, the genomic window agtttaattttcataaaatgtgatggtaattttggatttttatattaatgtaCTTTGAAAATAATTGATGTCGATTCCTATATAGTCTAAAAATTGTGGCTTAACTTTTATTAAGCTATTAGATGGGTATGATGATTGTGCAAATTCCCTGCACAATCCAAGTAGTCAACAGTGTGGGCAGAACCAAAACTGACTGAACAGGTTCCAGGTTGGAACCTGTTTTAGCCAGTTTCAGTTTTGGCCCTAAATTTTAAGAACCAGCCGGTTCCACTTCCAGATCCAGTTCTTGTATTTTCAGTATGAACCCAGACCCGCTCACCCCTAGCATCCAtgagggctggactcgagccgagccggcTCGAGCTcggtcgagcccgaaacgagccagactcggctcggctcgatcgagctcgagctggctcgggttggctcgatagattttttttttaaaattttttatacaaaacgacgtcgttttgatcaatatatattaaaaacgatgtcgttttaataatgaaaaacgagctgaaccgagccgagctcgaatcgagccgaactcgagccgcccatatatgaaccgagctggctgcgagccgagctcggctcagctcaaatccagccctacatGAGATCAACAGTACTTTGtgagttctcatttgaatatccAACTACTCGAGGGCATTAACTTAGATGGTCATAATATAAGTTGATAAATTCCACTTGAATAAGGAATATAATGTTGCCAAGCATAATACTCTAACTAATTAACTGCTGAGCTAGATACAACCCGCAATAGAACATTCTCCAATAATTATAGGATTCAAGAGCTCATGAAACTCTAAATACTCATGGTCACTTTCTAACAGTCTGGTAATTTCATATTAGAAACAACGACTATGGCTTTTGGATTTTTTCATGCCTTATATTGATTCTCATTAACTGCAATTAGACACTCTGATGGCCAACAGTAGCACAGCTGTTCAAATTTGTCGAACATTCCAATACTAATTTAgctaaaataaagataattgaaGCTTATATTGGCAGAGAAATCTCAAAATTCCAAGTTAGGGATGAGGAACAATATCTATTagaacataaaatattatgCAATACTGAATATGCCAGACCATTATGGAAAGAAAATGTTCAATTACTTACATAGAGTGTCGGAATAGCTGTAATTACAAGGCTGGTGAAAGCAACAGAAGTCTGCATGCAACAGAAGTAGTTTGTATTTGTGAATAATGGAAAAACTTTGCCAGTTCAGTCAAGAAACTCATAAAGCCAAAGGGGTGAAAAAGAAACATTGGGCATATATCAACTCGAAGTTCAAGCAGAACAACACTATAAGGATACTGAaagaatttcaacaaaattcaaacttttaataGGATACAAAATTTTCCTCATAATTAACTCTTAAATTTGTCTTAAATAATCCACGCACTTGAAATAGTTAGATTCCAAATAGTTCACTGATCCAAACTTTTTTTGTGAGATATCTGATGCTCAATTATGGTTGTCCCTATCATGTAATTCCATTCTACAAAAACCCAAACAAAAATTACACTAAGTACACCTCTCAGAATATAAAATCCCAGAGTAAAAGAATGATTTTCGATATTGCAAGACATAATCTCATCATTACCATTTAAGTAACCTAATTTGCACACCAATCAAACAGTTAACATCATTAGACCACTACAGGGATAAAATGTTGaagaaatataaactaaataattcaatttaagctCTCAATCACAAGAAAACCCATAAAACCATTTTCAGAGCCTAGTAcaatcttcttttgtttttccccGCTATGACCAGCCAACCAATAGCAGTGCCTTGTTCGAATTTGCACAAAACCACATGTAACAAACAATACcaagaaagaattcaaaatcTTTGAACTCCTAATCACTGCAAATgccaaaacaataaattaatcatTCATAATGCATTTTCTGTTTTTGCAACACCATTATAGAGCTACTCAGTAGCATAATCTACTTCAAATTCATTTATCATGCCAAACAAGGAAGACCcatcaataaattcaaaccttCTAAGCTCCATCAGAACAAAACCACAATACACAGATCCTAATTACACTCACGACCAAATAACAACATAACGAACTTGAAACTCACACAAAATTCATATgaataattcaaacaaaaaataccCATCAAAGAATTGAAAGCTTCTAAACTCCCGACCAGAAAATCCTGAAAATTGCATACCGTGCAAGCAATAAAAGCCAGCAAAAAGAAAGCTTGGTCACTCAAGCTCAGTTTAGCGGGCGGAAAATATGAGGGAACGATGGGACTTGCTACTTGTACATTAAATTGAGGTTGCAAAACCTCGTCAGGAACTGAACTTTCTGATATGGGGTTTGATGTTGATTGTTCATTGGAGGATTGTGGTGTAGTAGTAGTTGTTGAAAATTGAACTGGGGGCAAAAGAGAGTGTTTTCTGATTAAGTGGGAGGTTAAAGGGAGGAATTTGGGTAGCGAAATTGAGGTTTTGGGAATTAAAACAGGGTTCTTTGCAGGAATTGACAGAAAAGGAGTGAAGGAATAAGAAGAGTTTGGTGTTAAGAGATTTGGCTTCATTGGGAGAATTGGAGAGAAAATACGGAAGAATGTTTCTTTCTGGAAGACTATGCTACTGTTTTGTTGTTCATGagtatttctctttttattctttcccaaaacaaaaataaatagaatttttgtGAGATTTTAGGaatattgattcaaattttattacaattcaATGATTTCACCGACCTGAAGAAATTGTTTTGTACTAATAATTCTGGTTATGAGAGCCAATAGACAGAGATCAAGTTTAACAAGGAGAAGTTTTTGAtcaattctatatatttttttaatcaaatttaagagacaattatgttaatttttataattttaagaaatatttcTTACAAATTTTGAGATCAACAGAACTTTTCTTGTATGAAAAAGTCAATCAAAATCACCCTTTCATTTTCTCCCTGGAAGGAACATCGATATGATCATATACCA contains:
- the LOC123219979 gene encoding uncharacterized protein LOC123219979: MKPNLLTPNSSYSFTPFLSIPAKNPVLIPKTSISLPKFLPLTSHLIRKHSLLPPVQFSTTTTTPQSSNEQSTSNPISESSVPDEVLQPQFNVQVASPIVPSYFPPAKLSLSDQAFFLLAFIACTTSVAFTSLVITAIPTLYAMSRAAASLAKLADTAREELPSTMAAIRLSGMEISDLTLELSDLSQEIADGVNKSAQAVQAVEAGIRQIGTLARQQTISMIQERASLPIISLQPVVAGAAKKTSHAVGQATKTIMNMISRGHFSSVNGDDNGIDSVEI